A single region of the Etheostoma cragini isolate CJK2018 chromosome 3, CSU_Ecrag_1.0, whole genome shotgun sequence genome encodes:
- the psmd2 gene encoding 26S proteasome non-ATPase regulatory subunit 2: MEEAKNKENKQTEKTDEKEKGKEKGQQSSGKDKEKKEEQELSEEDKQLQEDLEMMVERLSEKNTELYRPALEELRRLIRSSTTSMTSVPKPLKFLRPHYGKLKEIYEGMAPGENKRFCADVVSVLAMTMSGERECLKYRLLGSQEELASWGHEYVRHLAGEVAKEWQEVEENDKTQQETLLKLVKEIVPYNMAHNAEHEACDLLMEIERLDMLEDYIDENAYGKVCLYLTSCVSYVPEPENSALLRCSLNIFRKFNRYPEALRLALMLNDVELVENIFTSCKDIVIQKQMAFMLGRHGMFLELNEDVEDYEDLTEIMSNVQLNSNFLALARELDIMEPKVPDDIYKTHLENNRFGGSGSQVDSARMNLASSFVNGFVNAAFGQDKLLTDDGNKWLYKNKDHGMLSAAASLGMILLWDVDGGLTQIDKYLYSSEDYIKSGALLACGIVNSGVRNECDPALALLSDYVLHNSNVMRIGAIFGLGLAYAGSNREDVLSLLLPVMGDSKSSMEVVGVTALACGMIAVGSCNGDVTSTIVQTIMEKSELELKDTYARWLPLGLGLNHLGKGEAIETTLAALQVVPEPFRSFANTLVDICAYAGSGNVLKVQQLLHICSEHYEAKEKEKEEDKDKKDKKDKDKKETAADMGSHQGVAVLGIALIAMGEEIGSEMALRTFGHLLRYGEPTLRRAVPLALALISVSNPRLNILDTLSKFSHDADPEVSHNSIFAMGMVGSGTNNARLAAMLRQLAQYHAKDPNNLFMVRLAQGLTHLGKGTLTLCPYHSDRQLMSQVAVAGLLTVLVSFLDVKNIILGKSHYILYGLVAAMQPRMLVTFDEELRPLPVSVRVGQAVDVVGQAGKPKAITGFQTHTTPVLLAHGERAELATEEYLPVTPILEGFVILRKNPNYET; the protein is encoded by the exons ATGGAGGAggcaaaaaataaagagaacaaGCAGACCGAAAAGACCGATGAGAAGGAGAAGGGAAAGGAAAAGGGGCAGCAGTCCTCAGGGAAGGacaaggagaagaaagaggagcaAGAATTG TCAGAGGAAGACAAACAGTTACAAGAGGACCTGGAGATGATGGTGGAGAGATTAAGT GAGAAGAACACAGAGCTGTACCGTCCTGCATTGGAAGAGCTGCGCAGACTAATCCGCTCCTCAACCACCTCCATGACCTCAGTACCCAAGCCGCTCAAATTCCTGCGCCCACACTACGGCAAGCTCAAAGAGATCTATGAGGGCATGGCTCCTGGAGAGAACAAG CGTTTCTGTGCGGATGTGGTGTCAGTGCTGGCCATGACCATGAGCGGTGAGAGGGAGTGTCTGAAGTACCGTCTGCTAGGCTCCCAGGAAGAGCTGGCCTCCTGGGGACATGAATATGTCAG GCACCTGGCTGGTGAGGTAGCTAAAGAGTGGCAGGAGGTAGAGGAGAATGACAAGACGCAGCAAGAGACACTGCTGAAACTAGTGAAGGAGATTGTGCCCTACAACATGGCCCACAATGCTGAACATGAGGCGTGCGACCTGCTGATGGAGATTGAGAGGTTGGACATGCTGGAGGACTACATCGATGAAAATGCCTACGGAAAAGTCTGCCTGTACCTCACTAG CTGTGTGAGTTACGTTCCCGAGCCAGAAAACTCAGCGCTACTGAGATGTTCCCTGAACATCTTCAGGAAGTTCAACCGTTATCCAGAGGCCCTGCGCCTGGCCCTGATGCTCAATGATGTGGAGCTAGTAGAAAACATCTTCACATCCTGCAAAGACAT AGTTATCCAGAAGCAGATGGCCTTCATGCTGGGTCGCCATGGCATGTTCCTGGAGCTCAATGAAGACGTCGAAGACTACGAGGACTTGACAGAAATTATGTCCAACGTGCAGCTCAATAGCAACTTCCTGGCCCTGGCCAGAGAG CTGGACATCATGGAACCCAAAGTCCCAGATGACATCTACAAAACACACCTGGAAAACAACA GGTTTGGAGGAAGTGGCTCACAGGTTGACTCTGCTCGTATGAACTTGGCCTCCTCCTTCGTGAACGGCTTTGTCAACGCAGCTTTTGGGCAGGACAAGCTGCTTACAGATGATGGCAACAAATGGTTGTACAAGAACAAGGACCATG GTATGTTGAGTGCTGCAGCCTCCCTTGGTATGATCCTGCTGTGGGACGTGGATGGCGGTCTGACCCAGATAGACAAATATCTCTATTCCTCTGAGGACTACATCAAG TCTGGTGCCCTCCTGGCCTGTGGCATTGTCAACTCAGGTGTGAGGAATGAATGTGACCCGGCACTCGCCCTGCTCTCTGACTATGTCCTTCACAACAGCAACGTCATGAGGATAGGAGCCATCTTTGG ACTGGGCCTTGCCTATGCTGGCTCCAACAGAGAAGACgtcctttctctgcttctcccAGTCATGGGAGACTCCAAATCCAGCATGGAG GTGGTTGGAGTGACTGCGCTGGCATGTGGTATGATCGCAGTAGGATCTTGTAACGGTGATGTGACCTCCACCATTGTCCAGACCATCATGGAGAAGAGCGAACTGGAGCTGAAGGACACATATGCCCGCTGGTTGCCTTTAGGCCTGGGACTCAACCACCTGG GTAAAGGAGAGGCGATTGAGACGACCCTGGCAGCTCTACAGGTTGTACCTGAACCTTTCCGCAGCTTTGCCAACACACTAGTGGATATCTGTGCATATGCAG GTTCTGGTAATGTGCTGAAGGTGCAGCAGCTTCTCCATATCTGCAGTGAGCACTACGAAGccaaagagaaggaaaaagaggaagacaaggACAAAAAGGATAAGAAGGACAAAGATAAGAAGGAGACTGCTGCGGACATGGGCTCCCACCAG gGTGTAGCTGTTCTTGGTATTGCCCTGATTGCCATGGGGGAAGAGATCGGGTCTGAAATGGCACTGCGAACATTTGGACACCTG CTGCGTTATGGTGAGCCCACCCTGAGGCGAGCGGTTCCCCTTGCCCTGGCTCTCATTTCCGTGTCAAACCCTCGTTTGAACATCTTGGACACCCTCAGCAAGTTTTCTCACGATGCCGACCCCGAGGTGTCCCACAACTCCATCTTCGCCATGGGCATGGTGGGCAGCG GCACAAATAATGCCCGTCTGGCTGCCATGCTGAGGCAGCTGGCACAGTATCACGCCAAAGACCCTAACAATCTCTTCATGGTCCGACTGGCTCAG GGTCTGACTCACCTGGGCAAAGGCACACTGACACTCTGTCCCTACCATAGCGACAGGCAGCTGATGAGTCAGGTTGCCGTGGCTGGACTTCTCACCGTGCTGGTTTCCTTCCTTGACGTCAAGAACA TAATCCTGGGGAAATCTCACTACATTCTCTACGGCCTTGTCGCAGCCATGCAGCCACGCATGCTGGTCACCTTCGATGAAGAGCTAAGACCACTACCCGTGTCTGTCAGAGTTGGACAG GCTGTGGATGTCGTGGGCCAGGCAGGCAAGCCAAAGGCAATCACAGGTTTCCAGACCCACACCACACCAGTGTTGCTGGCTCATGGAGAGAGGGCTGAGCTGGCAACAGAAGAGTACCTACCTGTCACCCCCATTCTGGAGGGCTTTGTTATCCTCCGCAAGAACCCCAACTATGAAACCTAG